From Salvia splendens isolate huo1 chromosome 3, SspV2, whole genome shotgun sequence, a single genomic window includes:
- the LOC121793642 gene encoding uncharacterized protein LOC121793642, which translates to MEANFQPRMKRKDFEHVNEDVSDFIFSSPATKIRRLDAELQPMMLVEEEPEVAAATYDQSQQLLPELSSNGSGGLKIEELPDLGENERAIVLYQPSTPIVRSPSNFSVSLDPRFISALKNQVLRSSSVNSWRLDSDEGATEDDIDISSSGNVCQAIVPWLPLPENGENSCYQFDGGEMMEAEETGEATSMDVEDSPSIQQSNSGSVPLSQGLPQWQQHCTISQPPQNTTMPIVWYR; encoded by the exons ATGGAAGCGAATTTCCAGCCGAGGATGAAAAGGAAAGACTTTGAGCATGTTAATGAGGACGTCTCCGATTTCATCTTCTCCTCTCCCGCCACCAAAATCCGTAGGCTG GATGCTGAATTGCAGCCGATGATGTTAGTGGAGGAGGAGCCTGAGGTCGCCGCCGCGACGTACGACCAATCTCAGCAGCTCCTGCCGGAACTGAGCTCCAACGGATCAGGGGGTTTGAAAATTGAAGAGTTACCGGATTTGGGGGAGAATGAGAGGGCTATTGTGCTTTACCAGCCAAGCACACCAATCGTCCGTTCTCCTTCCAATTTCTCCGTCTCCCTTGATCCTCGATTCATCTCCGCTTTAAAAA ATCAAGTGTTGAGATCAAGCTCTGTTAATTCTTGGAGACTGGATAGTGATGAGGGTGCTACAGAAGATGATATTGATATATCTAGCTCGGGCAATGTGTGCCAAGCCATTGTCCCATGGCTTCCACTGCCTGAGAATGGAGAAAACTCTTGCTACCAATTTGATGGTGGTGAAATGATGGAGGCCGAAGAGACGGGTGAGGCTACTAGCATGGATGTGGAAGATAGTCCAAGCATCCAACAAAGCAACTCTGGCTCGGTGCCACTGAGCCAAGGTTTGCCTCAATGGCAGCAGCACTGCACGATCTCGCAGCCTCCTCAGAACACGACAATGCCTATTGTATGGTACCGATGA